A region of the Candidatus Cetobacterium colombiensis genome:
TTCATGTTTCTAAAAAAACACAGAAGAAAAGATATTTTACAGCTAAAAGAAATCCAGCTCAAGCTTGGAAAGTTACCCCTTATGCTTGGGAGCAAAATTTCCACTATAAAAAAATTGTTGAAAATTGGGAAGACATTTTAGAGCGTACAAATAATTTTGATTGTGGATGGAATATAGTATCATCTAATAGTTTATATGGAGCTAAATCTGAAATTTTTAGAATAATCGTTGAAAAAATTGAAAGTTATTTACATCAAAAAGAGGTTAGACCTGATGATGTTTTACTTCCATATAAGCAACCATTTTCTTTAGATGATATTAATTTAGATAAAAAACTAGAGAAAAAAGAGTATAAAAAGGAACTTGAAGTTCTGCAAGAAAAAATATTTAATCTACACCATGAACTATATACACGTCGTGTTCCACTTATTATTGCTTATGAAGGATGGGATGCAGCTGGTAAAGGTGGAAACATTAAAAGAGTTGTAGGTAGAATGGATCCCCGTGGATATGATGTAATTCCTATTGCTGCTCCTAATGATGTGGAAAAAAATAAACATTATCTGTGGAGATTCTGGAAAGCTATTCCTCGAAATGGTCATGTTTCAATTTTTGATAGAACTTGGTATGGTAGAGTTCTTGTTGAAAGAGTTGAAAAGTTCGCCACTAAATATGAATGGAAAAGATCTTACCAAGAGATTAACGATATGGAAAAACAGTGGGTTGATGACGGAGCTATTATTATAAAATTCTGGCTACAAATCTCAAAAGAGGAGCAACTAAAAAGATTTAAAGAGCGTCAAGATACACCTGAAAAAAATTGGAAAATAACAGAGGAAGACTGGCGTAATCGTGAGAAGTGGAAAGAATATAAAGAGGCCATTGAAGAGATGATTTCAAGAACATCTACAACATATAGCCCTTGGAATATTGTTCCTGCTAATGACAAATATTATGCTAGGATCTTTGTTTTAAAGAAAATTATAAAAGAGATTGAAAGAAAACTTTATG
Encoded here:
- a CDS encoding phosphate--AMP phosphotransferase, coding for MGILSNESCLKMKEKEYNKTIDPLKLKLAELQRTSKEKQIPILIIFEGLEASGKGSIINEILVTLDPRGYKVVNHNHPLEQNTLPLKQYIDDIPGKGEFHIFDKSWYDFALKEGKDITRRCKEINKIERSLLRSGMLIIKFFIHVSKKTQKKRYFTAKRNPAQAWKVTPYAWEQNFHYKKIVENWEDILERTNNFDCGWNIVSSNSLYGAKSEIFRIIVEKIESYLHQKEVRPDDVLLPYKQPFSLDDINLDKKLEKKEYKKELEVLQEKIFNLHHELYTRRVPLIIAYEGWDAAGKGGNIKRVVGRMDPRGYDVIPIAAPNDVEKNKHYLWRFWKAIPRNGHVSIFDRTWYGRVLVERVEKFATKYEWKRSYQEINDMEKQWVDDGAIIIKFWLQISKEEQLKRFKERQDTPEKNWKITEEDWRNREKWKEYKEAIEEMISRTSTTYSPWNIVPANDKYYARIFVLKKIIKEIERKLYGVK